The following proteins are encoded in a genomic region of Cyclonatronum proteinivorum:
- the folB gene encoding dihydroneopterin aldolase, with protein MDRLSIRNLRFRAPHGYFAFERETGNTFSVDVHFKVALQEAGQTDDLDHTLDYSTACTLIAEIMQGEPVRLIERLLQRIGESLLGAFPDVAEITVNLRKHQPPIAQECEYVEISRTWHRS; from the coding sequence ATGGACCGTCTCAGCATTCGAAACCTGCGCTTCCGGGCACCGCACGGCTACTTTGCATTCGAGCGGGAAACCGGAAACACCTTTTCGGTTGATGTCCACTTTAAGGTAGCCCTGCAGGAAGCTGGTCAGACCGACGACCTCGACCACACCCTCGACTACAGTACCGCCTGCACCCTTATTGCAGAGATCATGCAGGGGGAGCCGGTCAGACTCATTGAACGACTCCTGCAGCGTATCGGAGAATCCCTCCTTGGCGCCTTTCCGGATGTAGCCGAAATAACGGTCAACCTGCGCAAACATCAGCCGCCTATTGCGCAGGAATGCGAGTACGTGGAAATCAGCCGCACATGGCACAGGTCGTAA
- the dnaA gene encoding chromosomal replication initiator protein DnaA has protein sequence MSQQLSNVSNEIARAKWSECLNLIKENINAQKYSAWFEPIVPLRIEGHTLTIQVPSQFWYEWLEEHYYTILRNTIQKVIGRDGKLQYSIKVESKADTYAQPPASVNLPQRSMPASQPHHNSLNDLPRYQANQIQNPFVIPGIQKNRLNSNLNSNYVFDRFIEGDCNRLARSAGIAIAENPGKNSFNPFFIYGGTGLGKTHLTQSIGNKIRNDFGNEKNILYITSDDFTNEFVRAIRNNRASEFSMMYRNIDVLIIDDIQFFSGKEKTQEEFFHIFNALHQEGKQIILTSDRAPKDIPDIEERLISRFNWGLTADVQMPDYETRYAILERKAIDNGIEFEPQILEFIATNFKSSVRDLEGAIIKLLAASSLQHIDHIDLPMAKRILKDMIKETTKQVTVENIQALVCDFFGIDTNKVREKTRKQEIVEARQIAMYLSKKLTKSSLKSIGLQFGGRDHSTVIHAISTVEDRIQTSQRHAQIVKELTQKIELASL, from the coding sequence GTGTCTCAGCAACTATCAAACGTGTCTAATGAGATTGCCCGGGCCAAGTGGTCAGAGTGCCTGAATCTTATCAAAGAAAACATCAACGCGCAGAAGTACTCCGCATGGTTCGAACCTATTGTACCGCTTCGCATTGAAGGGCATACCCTTACCATTCAGGTACCTTCACAGTTTTGGTATGAGTGGCTGGAAGAGCACTACTACACCATTCTGCGAAACACCATCCAAAAGGTCATCGGCCGCGACGGCAAGCTTCAGTATTCCATTAAAGTCGAGAGCAAAGCCGATACCTATGCGCAGCCCCCGGCTTCCGTAAACCTGCCGCAGCGCAGCATGCCGGCTTCACAGCCGCATCACAACTCGCTCAACGATCTGCCCCGCTATCAGGCCAATCAGATCCAGAATCCTTTCGTGATTCCCGGTATTCAGAAAAACCGGCTGAACTCGAACCTGAATTCCAACTACGTTTTCGACCGCTTTATCGAAGGGGACTGCAACCGCCTTGCACGCTCTGCCGGCATCGCCATTGCTGAAAATCCGGGCAAAAACTCTTTCAACCCGTTTTTCATCTATGGCGGCACCGGCCTTGGGAAGACCCACCTCACCCAAAGCATCGGAAACAAAATCCGCAACGACTTCGGCAACGAGAAAAACATCCTCTACATCACCTCCGACGACTTCACCAACGAATTTGTCCGTGCCATCAGGAACAACCGTGCAAGTGAATTTTCGATGATGTACCGAAATATCGACGTGCTCATTATCGACGATATTCAGTTCTTCAGCGGAAAAGAGAAAACGCAGGAAGAATTTTTCCACATATTCAACGCTCTGCATCAGGAAGGCAAGCAAATCATCCTCACGAGCGACCGCGCACCGAAAGACATCCCCGATATTGAAGAGCGCCTTATCTCGCGCTTCAACTGGGGCCTCACTGCCGATGTGCAAATGCCCGATTACGAAACCCGCTACGCCATCCTTGAGCGCAAAGCGATTGATAACGGTATTGAATTCGAGCCGCAGATTCTGGAGTTCATCGCCACCAACTTCAAATCATCGGTACGCGATCTCGAAGGTGCCATCATCAAACTCCTTGCCGCTTCTTCCCTGCAGCATATCGATCACATCGACCTGCCGATGGCCAAGCGCATCCTCAAGGATATGATCAAAGAAACGACCAAACAGGTCACTGTTGAAAACATACAGGCTCTTGTGTGTGATTTCTTTGGCATTGACACCAACAAGGTTCGCGAGAAAACCCGGAAACAGGAAATTGTGGAAGCGCGTCAGATTGCCATGTACCTGTCCAAGAAGCTCACCAAATCGAGCCTCAAATCCATCGGGCTGCAATTCGGCGGACGCGATCACTCTACCGTGATACACGCCATTTCCACGGTTGAAGACCGCATTCAGACCAGTCAGCGGCATGCGCAGATTGTGAAAGAGCTCACGCAAAAAATCGAGCTCGCCAGTCTCTGA
- the folK gene encoding 2-amino-4-hydroxy-6-hydroxymethyldihydropteridine diphosphokinase: MRVRGNQPHMAQVVIALGSNEGDRLGMLRSGLQSCLNLCEPASRDALLKSSVYESDPIGPADTPFLNAVVAFSCRLQPEPLLSALKKSEAEQGRNFRAQRWSNRPLDLDIISYDNLLLGTPQLSLPHLHCHERAFVLQPLCEILPAWRHPRLNQTAAELLERAPKMQVYKTALMW; the protein is encoded by the coding sequence ATGCGAGTACGTGGAAATCAGCCGCACATGGCACAGGTCGTAATTGCGCTCGGCAGCAACGAAGGCGACCGGCTCGGCATGCTGCGTTCGGGGCTGCAAAGCTGCCTGAACCTTTGCGAACCCGCCTCCCGCGACGCCCTTCTTAAATCTTCGGTCTATGAAAGCGATCCCATTGGTCCGGCCGATACGCCCTTTCTGAATGCTGTTGTTGCGTTCAGCTGCAGGCTGCAGCCCGAACCTCTCCTCAGCGCGCTCAAAAAGTCGGAAGCCGAACAGGGGCGCAACTTCCGCGCACAGCGCTGGAGCAACCGACCGCTCGACCTCGATATCATCAGTTACGACAACCTTCTTCTCGGCACTCCGCAGCTGTCCTTACCGCACCTGCACTGCCATGAACGGGCCTTTGTGCTACAGCCGCTCTGTGAAATCCTGCCCGCATGGCGGCACCCCCGGCTCAACCAAACCGCCGCGGAACTCCTTGAGCGCGCACCGAAAATGCAGGTTTACAAAACAGCTTTAATGTGGTAG
- a CDS encoding deoxynucleoside kinase, translating into MNKFDYIAIEGVIGAGKTSLANMLAQKHNARVVLEEFEDNPFLPRFYEDRERYAFQTQLTFLASRFNQQQRLFEKDMFQDTIVSDYIFDKDRIFARLNLSDDELALYDKIYSIMSGIAAKPDLMVYIQCSVDRLMENIRKRGRDYEQHITETYLSELSDSYNHFFKHYTKAPVLIIRANDADFVNNPEHFRAIEHCIFHEALTQDRIYLKP; encoded by the coding sequence GTGAATAAATTTGACTATATAGCCATAGAAGGCGTCATTGGTGCGGGCAAAACCTCCCTCGCCAACATGCTTGCCCAAAAGCACAATGCCCGTGTTGTGCTGGAAGAGTTCGAAGACAACCCTTTCCTGCCCCGCTTTTATGAAGATCGCGAACGCTACGCCTTTCAGACGCAGCTCACTTTTCTCGCCAGCCGGTTTAATCAGCAACAGCGGCTGTTCGAAAAAGACATGTTTCAGGACACCATCGTCTCCGACTACATCTTTGACAAAGACCGCATTTTTGCGCGCCTCAACCTCAGCGACGACGAGCTCGCACTGTACGACAAAATCTACTCCATCATGAGTGGTATCGCGGCCAAACCGGATCTTATGGTGTATATTCAGTGCAGCGTTGACCGCCTCATGGAAAACATCCGCAAACGCGGACGCGATTACGAACAGCACATCACCGAAACCTATCTGAGCGAACTCAGCGACTCCTATAATCATTTTTTCAAACATTACACGAAGGCCCCCGTACTCATCATCCGCGCCAACGACGCCGATTTTGTAAACAATCCCGAACATTTCCGCGCCATTGAACACTGTATCTTCCACGAAGCGCTCACGCAAGACCGCATTTACCTGAAGCCCTGA